From one Lycium ferocissimum isolate CSIRO_LF1 chromosome 7, AGI_CSIRO_Lferr_CH_V1, whole genome shotgun sequence genomic stretch:
- the LOC132065704 gene encoding aquaporin TIP1-2-like: MPIPRIVIGNLKEATHPDTLRAAAAEFFSMLMFVFVAQGSVIATKLTSGGKATQAGLIWEAIAHAFALFVAITVGTNISAGHVNPAVTFGAFIGGHLSFCRTVLYWIAQLLGSTAACLLLKVAHNGLETSAFALSAVAKPWNAVVFEIVMTFSLVYTVYATTVNPNRDYLRIIAPIAIGFIVGANVLARGINGASMNPALSFGPSVVSWTWHSHWIYWLGPFVGSATAALVYEIIFSDNYTHEQLSADDYNGYYHPIV; encoded by the exons atgccAATTCCAAGAATTGTCATTGGAAATTTGAAAGAGGCTACTCATCCTGATACCCTCAGGGCTGCCGCAGCTGAATTCTTTTCCATGCTTATGTTTGTTTTTGTCGCTCAAGGCTCCGTCATAGCCA CCAAGTTAACGAGCGGTGGAAAGGCCACACAAGCTGGACTGATTTGGGAGGCAATAGCTCATGCATTTGCTCTTTTTGTGGCAATTACAGTGGGAACAAACATATCTGCAGGTCATGTAAATCCTGCTGTCACGTTTGGCGCTTTTATTGGAGGTCATCTTAGCTTTTGTAGGACTGTTTTGTATTGGATTGCTCAATTACTTGGATCTACTGCAGCTTGCTTGCTCCTAAAGGTCGCTCATAATGGTTTG GAAACATCAGCATTCGCTCTCTCAGCAGTAGCGAAACCATGGAACGCAGTTGTTTTCGAGATAGTAATGACTTTTAGTCTTGTTTACACTGTTTATGCAACTACAGTTAACCCCAACAGAGATTACTTGAGAATCATTGCCCCTATTGCAATTGGTTTCATTGTGGGTGCCAACGTCTTGGCTCGCGGTATTAATGGTGCATCAATGAATCCTGCTTTATCCTTCGGTCCATCGGTTGTTAGTTGGACATGGCATAGCCATTGGATCTACTGGCTCGGTCCATTCGTCGGTTCAGCCACTGCTGCTTTGGTATATGAAATTATCTTCAGTGACAACTACACTCATGAGCAACTTTCCGCTGATGATTATAACGGATATTATCATCCAATTGTTTAG
- the LOC132065705 gene encoding extensin-2-like, whose protein sequence is MARSTTHIVVGLGIVLLMFIALAEAKTPPGIADHPSHSHCSDDEIKQCKNLPHVCPKFCPNGCITECRSCKPICVDGSVPPPDDGGSYPSPSPPKEETPPPTPPKKETPPPSPPKKETPPPSPPKEETPPPSPPKKETPPPSPPKKETPPPSPPKKETPPPSPPKEYTPPPSPPKQETPPPSPPKKETPPPSPPKEYTPPPSPPKQETPPPSPPKKETPPPSPPKEYTPPPSPPKEENPPPSPPKEETPPPSPPKQETPPPSPPKEYTPPPSPPKEETPPPSSPPSSPPPSTPYSPPPPSSGSPPPPYYPSPAPKPPTPKKVKCKNKYYPSCYAVQHVCPTSCPDSCQVDCVSCKPVCKCDKPGAVCQDPRFIGGDGITFYFHGKKDKDFCLVSDPEFHINAHFIGRRNENMKRDFTWVQSIGILYGAHKISVAALKTAIWDDSIDRLALHFDGEPIILPETEGARWQSKTVPMSSITRIGNTNEIVIDVENFLTITTKIVPITEQESRVHNYGITNDDCFAHLELGFKFLSLSDEVNGVLGQTYRKDYVSKVKMGVLMPIMGGDKKFAASGLFDTDCSVARFQANGEQSSIYKAPLNLELPSLNCNGGIYGRGVVCKR, encoded by the exons ATGGCTAGATCGACAACCCACATTGTTGTGGGTTTGGGGATTGTCCTGCTAATGTTTATAGCATTGGCAGAGGCCAAAACTCCGCCTGGAATAGCTGATCATCCAAGCCATTCTCATTGCTCAGATGATGAGATAAAGCAATGTAAAAATCTTCCTCATGTCTGTCCCAAGTTTTGTCCAAATGGTTGCATAACAGAGTGTCGTTCTTGCAAGCCCATTTGTGTTGATGGCTCAGTGCCACCTCCTGATGATGGTGGTTCTTATCCTTCGCCATCTCCTCCTAAGGAAGAAACTCCACCTCCGACTCCTCCTAAGAAAGAAACCCCACCGCCGTCTCCACCTAAAAAAGAAACTCCACCTCCATCTCCTCCAAAGGAAGAAACTCCACCTCCCTCTCCTCCAAAGAAAGAAACTCCACCTCCGTCTCCACCGAAGAAAGAAACTCCACCTCCCTCTCCTCCAAAGAAAGAAACTCCACCGCCATCTCCACCTAAGGAATATACTCCACCGCCATCTCCACCAAAGCAAGAAACTCCACCGCCGTCTCCACCTAAGAAAGAAACTCCACCTCCGTCTCCACCTAAGGAATATACTCCACCGCCGTCTCCACCAAAGCAAGAAACTCCACCGCCATCTCCACCTAAGAAAGAAACTCCACCTCCGTCTCCACCTAAGGAATACACTCCACCGCCATCTCCACCCAAGGAAGAAAATCCACCGCCATCTCCTCCCAAGGAAGAAACTCCACCGCCATCTCCACCTAAGCAAGAAACTCCACCCCCATCTCCACCTAAGGAATATACTCCACCGCCATCTCCTCCCAAGGAAGAAACTCCACCACCTTCATCGCCACCCTCATCTCCTCCCCCAAGTACCCCATATTCTCCTCCACCACCTTCATCTGGTTCTCCACCTCCTCCATATTATCCATCACCTGCTCCTAAACCACCCACACCTAAGAAGGTCAAGTGCAAGAACAAGTACTACCCCAGTTGTTATGCAGTCCAACACGTATGCCCTACCTCTTGCCCTGACAGTTGTCAAGTTGATTGTGTCTCTTGCAAACCAGTTTGTA AGTGTGACAAGCCCGGAGCTGTTTGTCAAGATCCACGTTTTATCGGTGGAGACGGGATTACTTTCTACTTCCATGGCAAGAAGGATAAAGATTTTTGCCTAGTTTCAGACCCTGAATTTCACATCAATGCCCACTTCATAGGAAGGAGAAATGAGAACATGAAGAGAGATTTCACTTGGGTGCAATCTATTGGTATCCTTTATGGCGCTCACAAAATCTCAGTTGCTGCATTAAAAACAGCAATATGGGATGATTCCATCGACCGCCTCGCTCTCCACTTCGACGGTGAACCAATAATCCTTCCTGAAACTGAAGGTGCAAGGTGGCAATCTAAAACTGTACCTATGAGCTCGATTACAAGAATCGGCAACACTAATGAGATTGTCATAGATGTTGAAAATTTTCTCACTATCACAACCAAGATTGTGCCTATTACAGAGCAAGAATCCCGAGTTCATAACTATGGCATAACGAATGATGACTGCTTTGCTCATCTTGAACTTGGATTCAAGTTTTTATCTTTGAGTGATGAAGTGAATGGCGTTTTAGGGCAGACATATAGGAAGGACTACGTGAGCAAAGTTAAGATGGGTGTTTTGATGCCAATAATGGGAGGCGACAAAAAGTTTGCAGCTTCAGGACTCTTTGATACTGACTGCTCCGTGGCTAGGTTTCAAGCAAATGGAGAACAATCTAGCATTTATAAGGCTCCGTTGAATTTGGAGCTGCCAAGTTTGAACTGCAATGGTGGAATTTATGGACGTGGAGTTGTCTGCAAGAGATAG